A stretch of DNA from Halorubrum sp. BOL3-1:
CGCTGCCGGTGATCACCGGCGAGGCGCCGACCGAGGCGACGCGGATGGAGTGGGGTCTTACTCCGTCGTGGGCCGACGAGTCGTTCGACCTCATCAACGCCCGCGCGGAGACGGTCCGGGAGAAGCGAAGCTTCGCCGACGCCTTCGAGCGCCGGCGCTGTCTCGTCCCCGCCGACGGCTTCTACGAGTGGGTCGACGGCGAGCGCGGTTCCGGGAAGACCCCCTACCGCGTCGCCCTCGACGACGACCGCCCGTTCGCGATGGCCGGAATCTACGAGCGGTGGGAGCCGCCGACGCCGGAGACGGCCCAGACCGGACTCGGCGCGTTCGGCGGCGGAAACGGAGGCGACGCGGTCGGCGGTGACGACGACCCGGACGTGATCGAGACGTTCGCGGTCGTGACCACCGAGCCGAACGATCTCGTCGCTGACCTCCATCACCGGATGGCGGTGATCTTAGACCCCGACGCGGGCGAGGAGGAGGCGTGGCTCCGCGGCGACCCCGACGAGGCCGCCGGCCTGCTCGATCCGTATCCGAGCGACGACCTCAGCGCACACCCGGTGTCGACGCGGGTGAACTCGCCCGGCGTCGACGCGCCGGAGCTGATCGAGCCGGTCGCCGGCGACTGAGCCGCCGCGGACCGACCGTCGCTCCGGGGGTTCAGGGCGCGACCAGATCAACGACCGTCTCGTCGTCGACGACGACGTTGTACGCCCCCTCGTCCTCGTTCCAGAGAACCAGCCCGTTCTCGACGAAGAGGACCGATCCGTAGTCGGCCTCGCGGAGGTCGCGGTTCAGGGCGGTCTCGCGGGTACACACGAGGTAGTGGTCGGTCGCCTGCGAGCCGTCTCCGACGCGGTAGAGCGCGTTGTCGCCCTCGCTCAGGTCGTGGCTCAGCTTCACCGCGAGCAGGTTCACGCGGTCGGTGACGTGGCGCTCGGACTCGGCCATGCGCGCGTACCGCTCCGCGCTCGCCTCGACGTCGACGCGCCGCGTCCCGTCCGAGCGGAGGACCGAGTAGGCGAACTGGACGTCGACGTTGACGAACTCGCCCGGCTCGTCGGTCTCGCCGCGGGCCGCCGCCTCGTCGAGCCGACGCTGGAACGGCGGGACCGCGAGGTCGGCGGCGACGTCGAACGACCAGCTCGGGTCGGTCGGGACCGCGTCGGGCCACAGGCGCAGCGTCGGCGAGTAGATGTCGGCGTCCCGGCCCGGGCCGTCGTCGTCGCCGTCGGCCGCGACGAGCGCGCGCTCGATTTCCCGCAGCCCGATCGCGGTGTTCCGGTCGGCGGGCGCGAACGCGACGATGCTGCCGTCGGGCGCGAGCGCGTCGAGCGCCGCGTCCGCGACCGCGACCGGGTCCGCCAGCTCGGAGAGGACGTTGCCGAAGAGCACGAGGTCGAAGGGGTCGTCGGTCGCAGGGTTGGGGTCGGCTCCCTCGTCGCCTCCTTCGAGACCGAGGAACGCCTCGGCGGTCGTCTCGTGGACCGTCGTTCGGAAGTTGCGACCGGTCTCATCTAACAGTCGGTCGAGGACGTCGGTCGCGGCGCTCGGCTCGACGGCGTGGTAGTCGACGACGGCGTCGTCGGGGAGGTAGTCGTGGAGGCCGAGCGCGGGGCCGCCGACGCCGGCGCCGACGTCGAGGACGCGGAGCGTCCGGTCGAGCAGGCCGTTCTCGGTCAGGTCGTCGAGAACGCACCCGACCGTCGCGTAGTAGGCCGGGAGGTGGTAAATCGCGTAGCCGAGCGCCGCGACGCGGTCGTACTCGATCTCGTTCTCGTAGAGGTAGTCGGCCTTCAGCCCGCGGACCCGCTCGCGGAGCGCGTCGCCGGGCTCCCCGCGCTGCCAGTTCGCGCCGTACTCCTCGACGAGGAGGTCCTCCAAGGCGAACGAGTACGCCTCCGGGAGCGCCTCGGGCGCCCAGTCGGGCGGCCGGACCGGTCCCTCCTCGACGGGGACGAAGGTCCCGTCGTCGCGCTCGTAGAGTCGGAGGTCGAACGCCTCCTCGCGGAGCGTCTCGCGGACGACCGCCGGGTGCGGCGTCCCCTCGACGTACTCGGCTATCTCTTCGGGGTCGATCGGTCTGACGTTTCGCAGGTAGTTCGCGTTGTTCCGAACCGCAGTTCTGTCGATCATGGATGTCTCGTCCGTCTCGCCTCGTCTCACTCCAGCCTGTCCCGACCCTCGCGGTCGCCGCGGGCGCGCTCGTACAGGTCCGCGAAGGCCCCGTCGTCCGCCGCCGCGATCGCCGCCGCCGCCTCGGCCACCTCGTCGGCGCCGTCGAAGGCGCGCTGGATCTCGGCGTACACCGCCGGCGACCCCTCGGTGACGGTGTCGGCGACGTCGTCGAGCGCGGCCGACACCGGGGTGTGGAACTCCTCGCGGACGTCCTCGCCCGCGAGCCGCCACGCCAGTACCGCCGCGTGCGCCCCCGCCTGAACGGTCTCCATCGCCTCGTCGTGTTCGTCGGCTGTCGTCTCGAAGACGTCGTTGCCGCCGGCCTCGACGGCGGCCGAGAGGGACTCGACCGTCGGACCGGCCTCGTCGACGACGACCGCGACGTTGCCCGGAACGCGCGGCGGCGCGAAAAGCGGGTGGTAGCTGGCGCGTTCGAGGTCGGGGGCGTGCTCGCGCATCGCAGCGACCGCGTCGGTCATCTCGCCGGAGACGTCGACGATCGCCCGCTCCGCGCGCGGCGCGTACGCCGCGACCGCCGCGGGCACGGCCGACATCGGGACCGCGAGACAGACCGCGTCGTGACTGGTGTCCCCGTCCGCGTCGACCGTCCGCGCGTCTCGGTCGGCCGCGGCGTCCGCGGCGACCGTCGGATCGCGGTCGGTGAACGCGACGCTCGCGTCGATCGGCGCGTCGTCGGCCGATACGGTGTCGGCGACCCAGCGCCCGATCTCGCCCGCGCCGACGACGAGTACGTCCATCGGTTACGAGAGACGAGGCGGCGCGCCGGTTAAAATGACTCGCCTCGGGGCGGACGGGGTCCGCTCCGTCCGCTCGTCGGTCCGCTCACGCCTCCGCGCCGAGCCGTCCGACCAGTCCCGCGCCGGGCGAGACGGACCTGACCGCCGGCAGCAGCGCGAGCGCGATGGCCAACTCCAACCCGCCGACCGCGAGGAACGCCGGCGTGTAGCCGAAGGCGTCCGTGGCGCCGCCGCCGATGAGGAACCCGGTCAGGAAGCCGAGCGACCCGAACACGTTGAACAGGCCCATCGCCGCGCCGCGCACCTCCGGCTCGACGAGGTCCGTGACGAGCGCCATCGTCGCCGGGGCCATCAGCGCGCCGCAGACGCCGACGAGGACCATCAGCGCCGCGGCGACCGGGTACGCCGGCGCGATCCCGACGCCGACCGTCACGACCCCGTACGCGATCGACCCGGCCACCACGGGGAGGAAGCGACCGATCCGGTCCGAGAGCGCGCCGAAGGGGGACTGAAGCAGCGCGAAGGGGACGAAAAAGAGCGCGAGCGTCGCGCCCGCGCCCGCCGCCGACAGGCCGAACGTCGCCGGGTCCTGGAAGTAGTACACGCCGACCAGCGCTAAAAAGCCCGCCGTCAGTCGGTCGACGAAGCCGAACGCGAGCGGGACGAGGAGGCCGGGGGTGGTTCGCGCTCGTGCGAGCACGTCGCGAAAGCCGACCGCCTCCGGCGTCTCGGTCCCGGCCGCCTCTCCGCTCGAAGCCGTCGCCGCTCGGTCGTCGGCGGTCGCCGCGAGCAGGCCCGCCCCGGCCAGCACGACCGCGCCGGCGTACACGGGGTACAGCGCGTCGAGGTCGGCCAGCGACCCGCCGACGACCGAGCCGACCGCCGCGCCCAGCCCGATGGCGAGTCCGGCGGTCCCCATGTTGCGGCCGTTGCCGCCGCGTAAGTCCATCAACAGCGTGATCGAAAGCGAGAACGCGCCGATGGTGAGCGCCCCGCCGACGGCGCGGACGAGCAGCGCGACCTCGAATCCGAGGCCGAGTCCGGGGAGCGACGCGAGTGCGACGTACGAGGCCGCGCCGCCGAACGCGCCGGCGACGATGAGGGGAACTCGTTTCCCGAGCGCGTCCGAGAGGGCGCCCCAGACGACCGCAAACGTCACGAACGCGCCGAACTCCGCGACGAGGAACCACATCCCGGCGTCGATGCCGGCGGGCGCACCGAGCGCGGCGACCAGGTCCGGCACGCCGGGGTAGAGGAGGACCTGAGAGACCAACACCGCGAGGACGACCGCGCCGAGCCGGCGGCGATCACCGGTGTCGGTCTCGGTCGCGGCGGAGCCGTCGCCGTCGGCGGCAGTGTCCGTGTCGGCGGAGAAATGGGAGTCCCGTTCGGCTTCGCTCATCCATTTATAAAACGGGGCGAACGGTCAAAAGATCGACGCTCCGGGAAACGCGTTCGACGACCACGACGGACTCGTCTTCACCCCCGACCGAGGCTCGTTCCGCAGGCGTCAGAGTTCGGCGTCGATCGCCGCCGCGATCGACTCGGCGGCGTACCCCTCTTCGACGGGGCTGCCGTTGACGAAGATCGTCGGCGTCCCGCTCACGCCCATCGACTCGCCCTCCGACTTGTCGTCTGCCGACGCCTCTCCGTGGGCCGCAAACCGCGCGTCCGACATCGCCGCACAGGGGTCCGCGCCGGCGGTATCCGCGGCGGCGGCGATCGCCTCCCCGCCGTAGTTCCCCTGCGACTCGTAGGCGGCCGAGGCGAACTCGAAGAACGCCTCGTCGCCGTGGCGGACGCCGACGCCCCGGGCCGCGCTCGCGACCGGAACCGCCCACCGTTCGTTCACCGGGAGCGGAAAGTCCCAGTGTTCGTACCGGATCTCACCGGGTCCGATGTACTCCTCGCGGATCGTCGGGAAGTGGTTGGCCGTGTACCTCGCGCAGTGACCGCAGGTGAAGTCCTCGAACACCTGAACGACGACGTCCGACTCGGTGTCCCCGAGCGTCGGCCGGTAGTCGAGGTCCGGGTCCGACGGTTCCTCCAGGTCGCAGTCGTACTCGCCCGTGTCGAGTTCGACGCCGCTGAGGTCGAGGCCGGTACCGCCACCGCCGAGACAGCCGACGACGCCGACGGCGCCGACCGTCGCTCCGGCCGCGAGCAGGGACCGCCGCGTGCGTTCCATACCGCCGATCGGTCGGGAGCGTACTTAACCGCACCGCGACCGTCCCGCCGCCGGCCGCGGGAACCGTCGCTCGTGCGCCGCCGTCCCGGCTCCCGAACGCTTTTGCCGCCGCCTGTCGACCCCCACGTATGAGCGACTGGGACCTCGACCTGCGGGACGCCGAGGAGAAGATGGACGAGGCGTTCGCGGCCGCCGGCGACGTCGTCCTCGGCGTCTTGGACGGCACGACCGACCCGGAGGAGCGGGTCCGCAGCGTCGACTACGGGAACACCCTGGTGCTGTCGATAGCGGGCGACCTCAACGAGCTGGCCGCGCCCTTCGCACGCGACGTGAAGGACATGGGCGGCGAGCTGATGCACTTCCGGGGGTTCCTCGTCGTGACGCCGCCCGGCGTGAGCATCGACACGGACCGACTGAGCGACTCCGGACACGGTGGTGACGAGAGCGCCGAGGCGGACGACGGCGACGAACGCTGAACGGTTCTGTTGCGATCCGAGCGACCGGGTCCGAGCCGTGACGGCTACCCCTGACCGACCATCCGGTCTTCCTCGTCCCACTCGCGCTCGCGCAGCTCGTACTTCTGGATCTTCCCGGTCGCGGTCGTCGGGAGGTCGTCGACGAACTCCACCTCGCCGGGGGTCTTGTAGTCCGCGACGCGCTCGCGGACGAACGCCTTGAGTTCCTCGGGCGTCGCGCCCGCGTTGTCCGGGTCGCCGCTCTCGGGGACGACGAACGCCTTCGGCGTCTCTCCCCACCGCTCGTCGGGCGCGGGGATGACGGCGACGTCGGAGACGGCGTCGTGTTCGAAGAGAGTGTCCTCCAGCTCGATCGAGGAGATGTTCTCCCCGCCGGAGATGATGATGTCCTTCTTGCGGTCCTGGATCGAGACGAACCCGTCCCCGTCGACGACGGCCAAGTCGCCCATGTGGTAGTACCCCTCCGAGCGCTCGGAGAACGCCTCCTCGGTGGCCTCGGGCTTGTTCCAGTAGCGGTCCATCACCTGGTTGCCCCGGACGACGATCTCGCCTATCGTCTCCCCGTCGGCTGGCACGTCCTCGCCGTCCTCGTCGACGACGCGCACGTCGGTGCCGAGGTAGCCGATCCCCTGCTTCTTTTTGACCGCGAACCGGTCGTCAGCGCCCGCCTCGAAGTGGCGCTTGGCGTCCGAGGTGGTGATCAGCGGTCCGGTCTCGGTCGCGCCGTAGACGTGTTTGAGGTCCCAGCCGAACTCCTCCTCGACGGTGCGGATCGTCGCCTCCGGCGGCGCGGCGCCCGCGGTGGCGACCCGGACGTCGTTGGCACCGGTCGTCGCGCCGCCGTGTTCGGCGTGGTGGTCACCCAGCATGTTGAGTACGGTCGGGGCCGCACAGAAGTACGACACGTCCTGCTCGCGGATCCGATCGAACGTCTCCGCGACGTCGACGCCGCGGGTACAGACGTGACGCGCGCCCATCCCCGTGACCGCGTAGATGTGGCCCCACCCGTTGACGTGGAACATCGGGAGCGTCCAGAGGTACACGTCGTCGTCGGTGATCTCCTGGTGGATCGAGATGAGGTACGCGTGTAGCGTCTCTGCGCGGTGGGTGCGACAGACCCCCTTCGGGTCGCCGGTGGTCCCCGAGGTGTAGTTGATCGTGATCACCTCGTCTTCGTCCATCTCCGGGCGCTCGTAGGCGTCGGGGTCCGCCTCGTCGAGCGCGGCGTCGAACGACTCCCAGTCGCCCGCGACCGCGTCGGCGTCGTTCGTGAGGAACGTCTCGGTCGGCACCTCGTCGCGGACCGCCTCGACGCTCGCCGCGTACTCGGCGTCGGCGTAGACGACGTCGACGCCGGCGTCCGAGAGCATGTACGAGAAGTCGTCGGGCGTGAGCCGGTAGTTCAGCGGCGTGTGAACCGCACCGACCTGTATGGCGCCGTAGGCGGCCTCCAAGTGATAGTGCGTGTTCGGGTCCAACACCGCGACCCTGTCGCCCTTTTCCACGCCCCGGTCCTGAAGCGCGGCGGAGAAGCGGTCGGCGCGCTCGCCCAGCTCGGCGTACGTGTATCGCGTCCCGTCAACCGCGAGGACCGCCTCCTCGTCGGCGTAGTGTCGACGCGCCCGGTCCAAGAAGTCCGTCGTCAACAGCGGCTTGTACATCGTCTATCACTATCGATGATGAGTGAAATCGTTTGCGGCCGACGCAAGGGACCGCGGTCCGCGGGAGGCTTTTGACGACGCACGACGGAGGGGAGACGAATGACCGACGAGTCCGGTCGAAGGCTGTAGCCGCGAGGAACGCGGATGACGGGATCGACGCCGAGACAGAGTGATCGGACGGGGCGACGATACCTCGACGCGTGGACAAATCGCACACCGGCGTCGGGATCAGAACCCTTAACAGTCGCACGCGATTGTGCTACGATAGCGGGATGGGATAGCCAGGAGATTCCGCCGGGCTCATAACCCGGAGATCGGTAGTTCAAATCTACTTCCCGCTATATTCTGTTGATCTCGACTGTGAATTCTGAGCACAGCGAGGCGCGAAGGGCGTCGCCAACGAGGTAGCCCTGAAGCGGATTCGAACCAAGGGATGGAGCGAGGCGAAGCCGCCATGGTTCGAATCTACCTCGCGCTATTTCTGTCCGGCTGTTGCTCTCGTAGCATTGCCCCCCGTTTTGAGACGTCGCGAATCGCAAACCCGGAAGCGATTTCCGTCGCGCTGTCGTTCTCTCGAGTATGGATTACGAATCGAGTCTCGACCGCGCGATGGAGGAAGTGCCGGATCTCGGCGGCTCCGACGAGCGGCTGTCGGTTCCGGACCCCGAGACACAGAAGGACGGAGCGTTCACCCGCCTGACGAACCTCTCGGGAATTGCTGACGCGTTGAGTCGCGACCCCGAACACGTCCACTCGAAGATCCAGCAGGAGCTCGGGACCGCCGGACAGTACGAGTCGGGCCGCGCCCGCTACAGCGGAAACTTCCACGATCGCGACTTCCAGGCCGCGATCGACTCGTACATCGAGTCGTACGTCACCTGCTCGGAGTGCGGTCTCCCCGACACCCGGTTAGAGACCGAAAACCGGACGCCGATGCTCCGTTGTGAGGCCTGCGGGGCGTTCCGCCCGGTGGCGAAACAGACCACGCAGAACACCCAGCGACAGGAGGAGGCCGTCGAGTCGGGCAACACCTACGAACTCGAGATCGTCGGCACCGGTCGCAAGGGCGACGGCGTCGCCGAGCGCGGCGAGTACACGATCTTCGTCCCCGGCGCACAGGAGGGCGAGACCGTGACCGCCTACATCAAGAACGTCTCCGGCAACCTCGCGTTCGCCCGCCGCGAGAACTGATCCGGCCGGAGCGACCGCGACACTAACGTTCTTCCCGAACCGGTTACCGCTCTCGGTGCCGACACCGACCCCGGCGGCGGCACCGGCGTTCCGCTACCCGACCGTTTATCGGCGCGTTCGCACATCGTGAGGTATGGCCACGCGACTCCCCGAGTCGGCCTTCGAGGACCGGCTCGCCGCGGTCCGAGACCGGCTCGCAGCGACCGACGCCGACGCCGCGACGTGGGTCGGCGCGACGTCCATCGAGTACCTCACCGGCTTCCACCATATCCAGACGGAGCGGCCGGTCGTCCTCGCGGTCGCCGACGACCGCGTCGAGATCACCGTCCCGAGACTGGAGGTCGAACGGGTCTCTCCGAACCCGCGGATCGACGCGGTCCACGACTACTTCGATTACCCCGGCGGCGAGCCGGTCGCCGTCGCCGTCGAGATGCTCGACGGTCTCGGCGTCGACGCGGTCGCCGCCGACGCCGACGGACCGCCGGGCGTGATGGGGTACGACGGTCCCGCGTTCTCCGAGTTCCTCGACGTCGAGACGCAGTCGTGGGTCGACCGGCTGCGTTGGGCGAAGTCCGACGCGGAGGTCGATCTGATCCGCGAGTCCGCGAAGTGGGCGAACCTCGGCCACCGCTACCTCGCGGACTTTTCCGAGCCGGGCGCGCACCCGGCGACCGTCTCCCAGCGGGCGTCGACGGAAGCGTCCCGGGCCATGCTCGACGCGCTCGGAGATGCCTACAGCGTCCGCGTCCGCGGCGACGGCCCGGTTCACGCGGGCTACATCTCCGGCGAGGAGACCGCGCTCCCGCACGGCCACACTCCGAACGAGCGGCTCTCCGAGGGCGACGTGCTGGTCACCGGCGCGACCGCGAACGTCGACGGGTACCGCTCGGAGTTAGAGCGGACCATGTTCGTCGGCGACTACTCCGACGAGCAGGAACACTACTTCGAGCTAATGCTGGAGGCGCAGACGCTCGCGATCGACGCGCTCGGACCGGGCGTCCCCGTCTCCGAGGTCGACCGCGTCGTCTGGGAGTACTTCGAGGAGCAGGGCGTGACCGACTTGGCGCGACACCACGTCGGTCACAACATCGGTCTCGGTGGACACGAGCCGCCGTACATCGACCGGGGCTGGGGGGAGCGCTACGACGGCGACGACGCGCTGATGCGACCCGGGCACGTGTACACGATCGAACCCGGACTCTACACCGACGAGTACGGCTACCGACACTCCGACACGGTGGCGATCACCGAGTCGGGGACGGAACGGCTCACCAACTTCCCGCGAGACATCGACTCGAACGTCGTCTGACGGGCGTTTCCGGTCCCCCGACAGTCAGTCGATCCGCTCGACGACCACTCGATGGCGGGTTTCGTCGGCGTGGTCGCGGCCGACCGCGTCCGCGTCGCCCGCGGTGTCACACAGGCGTTCGAGCCGGCACTCGCGACAGACGAGGTGGTACAGTTCGCTTTTGCCGGCAGCGTTCATACGTGCCTCAGTCCGTGCGACCACTTAGTTAGGACCCGCTTACGGCGGATAACGAGTCGTTACCGCGGCGAAACGCGTCGGGTTCACTCGCTCGCCGCCGGCCCCGACTCGAACCGGTCGAGCGCGACCTCCAGCATGTCCGGACTCACGGGCTGGTACTCCTCGCGCTCGTGTTCGGGCAGGTATTCCCTGACGCCGTTCCACGAGTCGCGGGCGTAGCGAGCGTCGAGCAGGACGCGGACCCCGCGCTCGTCCGGGCCGCGGATGACTCGGCCGACCGCCTGTCGGGCCTTCCGCACGGCGGGGACGGTGAGCGCCGTCTCGAACCCCGACTCGAACCGGCGGTCGTAGGCGGTTATCACCGCTCGCGTCCGCGGCTGCGCCGTGTTGATTATCGGGACGCCACAGACGACGGCCGCCGAGAGCCGGTCGCCGCGGTAGTCGACGCCTTCCGTGAGCGTGCCGCGGAGGCTCGTCACCAGCACCTTCCCGTCGCCGGCGAAGAAGTCGTCTTTCAGCGACTCCGTCTCGCGGTCGCCGGAGGACTCGTCGAGCAGCACCGGCTTGTCGAGCCGGCCGGAGAGCGCCTGGGCCATCCACGTCGCCTCCGCGTAGCTCGGCGTCCCGACGAGGACGTTGCCCTCGCGGCGCGCGACGGCGGCAGTCGCGTCGAGGTGCGCGAGCCGCGTCGGGTTCTCCTCGCCGGGGGCGCCGCGGTTCTGGTGCGTGAACTTCGGCGCGTCGACCGCGAGGCTCGCGCGGTTCTCTTCGGGGAAGGAGAGGCCGTAGGTGCGCTCGACGACCGGCCGACCGCGCTCCGCGAGGTGATCGAGTCCGGTCACCTCGCGGAACACGTCCATCGGCTCCAGGGTCGCGCTCATCAGCACGCCGCCGCCGAACGACGCGAGCCGGTCGCCGATCGGTTCGCTCGGCAGGCAGTTGTGGAGCGTGAGACGCGCGTTGTACACCCGCCGCCACGAGTCCGGCGGCTCCGTCTCGTCGAACGTGCGTTCGAGTTCGACCGCGCGGAAGAAGTCGGTGTGGCCCTCGCGGTACCAGGCGTTGAGGGTGCGACCGACGCCCGGCGCGGCGCGCCGCTTGTCCTCCTCCTCCAGCGAGTCGAGGACGCGCTTCACGACCGCGCCGACCTGCTCGGCGCGCGCCCAGACGCGCTCGCCGTACCCCTCGCGGTCCGCCCACGCCGTGATCTCGTCTTCTCCCGGCTCCTCCGGGTCGCGGAGGGGGATCGCGTCGTCGTCGAGGTCGCGCATCGACGCGCGCCAGTCGGGGCGTTCGCGGTCGAGATGCGCGGTCACGCGGCGGTCGAGTTCGCCGCGGAGGTCTGCGTAGAACTCCCGGACCGCCTCGATCTCCTCGACGGTCACGTCCGCGTCCTCCAGTTCGCCGCGGACCAAGGCGGCGTCGTCGGACTCCGCGCCCGCGGTCTCGAAGGACAGCGGCTGGACGACGCGGGTGAGTTCGTTCTCCGCGTCGCGGAGGCTCGCGTCCGCGACCGCGTCGCTCACGAGGTCCCGGACGCGCGGTTCGAGCATGTGCGCCTCGTCGCAGACGACGAACGTCGAGTCGTCGAGGAGCGCGCCGGTGAACGTCCCGGTCGTCACGGGGTCGAACGCGTGGTAGTAGTTGGCGATAACGACCTCGACCTCGGGCACGAGCGCGCCCATGATCGAGTGGGGACACGAGCCGTGGCCCGCCGCGAGCCGGACGAGTTCGTCGGCGTCGACGTGGCCGAGCTCCGTGACGTCGAACGGGACCGCCTCGGCGGGGTCGCCGTCCTCCGGGAGGTCGTCGAGGAAGCCGGCGTAGAACGGACAGAACTCCGTCTCCTCGAACTCCTCGGTGTCCGGTCGGTACGGGGTCGGCCCGCCGTCGACGGAGAGGTAGTCGGCGCCGCCGTCGGGGCCGGATTCGGCGGCGTTCCCGGAGTCCATCAGGCCGACCTGCTGACTCCGCGCCTCGTTCACGAGGTTCGAGGTCGTCGTCGCTCCGCCGTCACCGACGA
This window harbors:
- a CDS encoding SOS response-associated peptidase, with protein sequence MCGRYTLFTSPADLEDRFDAEFGNHEPSYNCAPGQSLPVITGEAPTEATRMEWGLTPSWADESFDLINARAETVREKRSFADAFERRRCLVPADGFYEWVDGERGSGKTPYRVALDDDRPFAMAGIYERWEPPTPETAQTGLGAFGGGNGGDAVGGDDDPDVIETFAVVTTEPNDLVADLHHRMAVILDPDAGEEEAWLRGDPDEAAGLLDPYPSDDLSAHPVSTRVNSPGVDAPELIEPVAGD
- a CDS encoding small ribosomal subunit Rsm22 family protein, with translation MIDRTAVRNNANYLRNVRPIDPEEIAEYVEGTPHPAVVRETLREEAFDLRLYERDDGTFVPVEEGPVRPPDWAPEALPEAYSFALEDLLVEEYGANWQRGEPGDALRERVRGLKADYLYENEIEYDRVAALGYAIYHLPAYYATVGCVLDDLTENGLLDRTLRVLDVGAGVGGPALGLHDYLPDDAVVDYHAVEPSAATDVLDRLLDETGRNFRTTVHETTAEAFLGLEGGDEGADPNPATDDPFDLVLFGNVLSELADPVAVADAALDALAPDGSIVAFAPADRNTAIGLREIERALVAADGDDDGPGRDADIYSPTLRLWPDAVPTDPSWSFDVAADLAVPPFQRRLDEAAARGETDEPGEFVNVDVQFAYSVLRSDGTRRVDVEASAERYARMAESERHVTDRVNLLAVKLSHDLSEGDNALYRVGDGSQATDHYLVCTRETALNRDLREADYGSVLFVENGLVLWNEDEGAYNVVVDDETVVDLVAP
- a CDS encoding prephenate dehydrogenase/arogenate dehydrogenase family protein; translated protein: MDVLVVGAGEIGRWVADTVSADDAPIDASVAFTDRDPTVAADAAADRDARTVDADGDTSHDAVCLAVPMSAVPAAVAAYAPRAERAIVDVSGEMTDAVAAMREHAPDLERASYHPLFAPPRVPGNVAVVVDEAGPTVESLSAAVEAGGNDVFETTADEHDEAMETVQAGAHAAVLAWRLAGEDVREEFHTPVSAALDDVADTVTEGSPAVYAEIQRAFDGADEVAEAAAAIAAADDGAFADLYERARGDREGRDRLE
- a CDS encoding MFS transporter, which encodes MSEAERDSHFSADTDTAADGDGSAATETDTGDRRRLGAVVLAVLVSQVLLYPGVPDLVAALGAPAGIDAGMWFLVAEFGAFVTFAVVWGALSDALGKRVPLIVAGAFGGAASYVALASLPGLGLGFEVALLVRAVGGALTIGAFSLSITLLMDLRGGNGRNMGTAGLAIGLGAAVGSVVGGSLADLDALYPVYAGAVVLAGAGLLAATADDRAATASSGEAAGTETPEAVGFRDVLARARTTPGLLVPLAFGFVDRLTAGFLALVGVYYFQDPATFGLSAAGAGATLALFFVPFALLQSPFGALSDRIGRFLPVVAGSIAYGVVTVGVGIAPAYPVAAALMVLVGVCGALMAPATMALVTDLVEPEVRGAAMGLFNVFGSLGFLTGFLIGGGATDAFGYTPAFLAVGGLELAIALALLPAVRSVSPGAGLVGRLGAEA
- a CDS encoding thioredoxin domain-containing protein — translated: MERTRRSLLAAGATVGAVGVVGCLGGGGTGLDLSGVELDTGEYDCDLEEPSDPDLDYRPTLGDTESDVVVQVFEDFTCGHCARYTANHFPTIREEYIGPGEIRYEHWDFPLPVNERWAVPVASAARGVGVRHGDEAFFEFASAAYESQGNYGGEAIAAAADTAGADPCAAMSDARFAAHGEASADDKSEGESMGVSGTPTIFVNGSPVEEGYAAESIAAAIDAEL
- a CDS encoding DUF5779 family protein, which codes for MSDWDLDLRDAEEKMDEAFAAAGDVVLGVLDGTTDPEERVRSVDYGNTLVLSIAGDLNELAAPFARDVKDMGGELMHFRGFLVVTPPGVSIDTDRLSDSGHGGDESAEADDGDER
- a CDS encoding long-chain-fatty-acid--CoA ligase → MYKPLLTTDFLDRARRHYADEEAVLAVDGTRYTYAELGERADRFSAALQDRGVEKGDRVAVLDPNTHYHLEAAYGAIQVGAVHTPLNYRLTPDDFSYMLSDAGVDVVYADAEYAASVEAVRDEVPTETFLTNDADAVAGDWESFDAALDEADPDAYERPEMDEDEVITINYTSGTTGDPKGVCRTHRAETLHAYLISIHQEITDDDVYLWTLPMFHVNGWGHIYAVTGMGARHVCTRGVDVAETFDRIREQDVSYFCAAPTVLNMLGDHHAEHGGATTGANDVRVATAGAAPPEATIRTVEEEFGWDLKHVYGATETGPLITTSDAKRHFEAGADDRFAVKKKQGIGYLGTDVRVVDEDGEDVPADGETIGEIVVRGNQVMDRYWNKPEATEEAFSERSEGYYHMGDLAVVDGDGFVSIQDRKKDIIISGGENISSIELEDTLFEHDAVSDVAVIPAPDERWGETPKAFVVPESGDPDNAGATPEELKAFVRERVADYKTPGEVEFVDDLPTTATGKIQKYELREREWDEEDRMVGQG
- a CDS encoding translation initiation factor IF-2 subunit beta, coding for MDYESSLDRAMEEVPDLGGSDERLSVPDPETQKDGAFTRLTNLSGIADALSRDPEHVHSKIQQELGTAGQYESGRARYSGNFHDRDFQAAIDSYIESYVTCSECGLPDTRLETENRTPMLRCEACGAFRPVAKQTTQNTQRQEEAVESGNTYELEIVGTGRKGDGVAERGEYTIFVPGAQEGETVTAYIKNVSGNLAFARREN
- a CDS encoding Xaa-Pro peptidase family protein, which produces MATRLPESAFEDRLAAVRDRLAATDADAATWVGATSIEYLTGFHHIQTERPVVLAVADDRVEITVPRLEVERVSPNPRIDAVHDYFDYPGGEPVAVAVEMLDGLGVDAVAADADGPPGVMGYDGPAFSEFLDVETQSWVDRLRWAKSDAEVDLIRESAKWANLGHRYLADFSEPGAHPATVSQRASTEASRAMLDALGDAYSVRVRGDGPVHAGYISGEETALPHGHTPNERLSEGDVLVTGATANVDGYRSELERTMFVGDYSDEQEHYFELMLEAQTLAIDALGPGVPVSEVDRVVWEYFEEQGVTDLARHHVGHNIGLGGHEPPYIDRGWGERYDGDDALMRPGHVYTIEPGLYTDEYGYRHSDTVAITESGTERLTNFPRDIDSNVV